A stretch of the Argentina anserina chromosome 6, drPotAnse1.1, whole genome shotgun sequence genome encodes the following:
- the LOC126799084 gene encoding peptidyl-prolyl cis-trans isomerase Pin1, whose amino-acid sequence MSSSNQVRASHILIKHQGSRRKASWKDPDGAVISNTTRDAAVTQLKSLREDIISGKSTFDQVATRVSDCSSAKRGGDLGPFARGQMQKPFEEATFSLKVGEMSEIVDTDSGVHIILRTG is encoded by the exons ATGTCCTCATCAAATCAGGTCAGGGCATCCCACATACTGATCAAGCATCAAGGTTCCAGAAGAAAGGCCTCATGGAAGGATCCAGATGGTGCAGTTATCAGTAACACCACCAGGGATGCAGCTGTCACTCAACTCAAGTCACTTCGTGAGGACATTATCTCTGGAAAGTCCACATTTGACCAAGTTGCTACTCGTGTCTCTGATTGCAGCTCTGCCAAGCGTGGTGGTGATCTCG GCCCTTTTGCCCGTGGCCAGATGCAGAAGCCTTTTGAAGAAGCAACATTTTCTCTCAAGGTTGGAGAGATGAGTGAAATTGTGGATACAGACAGTGGAGTTCATATCATCCTGAGGACCGGTTGA